A genomic window from Cloacibacillus evryensis DSM 19522 includes:
- a CDS encoding GNAT family N-acetyltransferase, with amino-acid sequence MRIRPVTHRDAEGIDKINAKVAEGRLFNFSTGKFEDVGQLIAGLTQFDHMFVLETETEPQEICAVVLLQVNHQIFLRRMATLRIIVDPKWQGQGLGKALMASALDFADDELMMERVEVEIPTDNVNALKLCKSAGFKVEGIAKDWMRSHEGHFVDAYLMAHCRNAK; translated from the coding sequence ATGAGGATAAGGCCCGTAACTCACAGGGATGCCGAGGGCATCGATAAAATAAATGCTAAGGTGGCGGAGGGACGGCTGTTCAACTTCTCCACCGGGAAATTTGAGGATGTGGGACAGCTGATAGCGGGGCTCACGCAGTTCGATCACATGTTCGTGCTCGAGACGGAGACGGAGCCGCAGGAGATATGCGCCGTGGTGCTGCTGCAGGTCAATCATCAGATATTCCTGAGGCGGATGGCCACTTTAAGGATCATCGTCGACCCGAAATGGCAGGGGCAGGGGCTTGGAAAGGCGCTGATGGCCTCGGCGCTCGATTTTGCCGACGACGAACTGATGATGGAGCGCGTCGAAGTCGAGATACCGACGGACAACGTCAACGCGCTGAAGCTCTGCAAGTCGGCGGGATTCAAGGTCGAGGGGATCGCGAAGGACTGGATGCGCAGCCACGAGGGACATTTCGTCGACGCCTATCTCATGGCGCACTGCCGCAACGCAAAATAG
- a CDS encoding YjiH family protein — MAAKQKYTSAQIMHFLIPSLIGAIVFLLPIPMKGSLNTILGIAIDWGKAILKPWLPGTAMVLVVLSALASLWATLCKPEKIAKDSFWGELLIVRPFWLASRLLGAALYIVIFFKLGPEIVWNMDNGGTPAIILAPALLIIFIVLAGVVPLLTDYGLMEYVGTYARPIMGPMFKLPGRSAVDCLASWVGSCSVAVVITTKVHDQGYYSDREASIITTAFSVISIAYIYVMADFVGLPNMYFQIMAAVYAVTFILALIMPRVWPLSSMPDTFSGKAGKQRIGDDIPKGYSLGDWAIKLAVERSAKQTTAMTIDSGVKTFVSLVVSTMPLVVAWGTVVLIIANNTPVFQILSAPFAWCLQLMKIPEAKEVAPAFLLAYADQFLAAVVGSGRTAVAAKFMCACISGTGLIYMTEVGVLILQSSIPLGFWKLTGIYFIRAVLSVFLLAPFAWLFC, encoded by the coding sequence ATGGCGGCAAAACAGAAATACACATCCGCGCAAATCATGCATTTTTTGATCCCGTCGCTTATCGGTGCCATAGTCTTTCTTCTGCCCATTCCAATGAAGGGCAGCCTCAATACCATACTTGGCATCGCGATCGACTGGGGAAAGGCGATCCTGAAGCCGTGGCTGCCGGGCACCGCGATGGTGCTCGTCGTGCTGTCGGCCCTGGCCTCGCTGTGGGCGACGCTCTGCAAACCTGAAAAGATCGCAAAGGATTCTTTCTGGGGCGAACTGTTGATCGTCAGGCCCTTTTGGCTCGCCTCGCGTCTCCTCGGCGCGGCGCTCTATATCGTGATTTTCTTCAAACTTGGTCCCGAGATAGTCTGGAACATGGATAACGGCGGCACTCCGGCGATCATCCTCGCCCCGGCGCTACTCATAATCTTCATCGTCCTTGCCGGCGTCGTGCCGCTGCTGACGGACTACGGCCTCATGGAATATGTCGGTACCTACGCGCGCCCGATCATGGGCCCGATGTTCAAACTCCCGGGCCGTTCCGCCGTCGACTGCCTCGCCTCCTGGGTCGGCAGCTGCTCTGTCGCCGTCGTCATCACGACCAAAGTCCACGACCAAGGTTACTACTCCGACAGGGAGGCCTCGATCATCACGACGGCCTTCTCCGTCATCAGCATCGCCTACATCTACGTCATGGCGGATTTCGTCGGCCTGCCGAACATGTATTTCCAGATAATGGCGGCGGTCTACGCGGTGACGTTCATCCTCGCGCTCATCATGCCGCGCGTCTGGCCGCTCTCCTCGATGCCGGACACCTTCTCCGGCAAGGCCGGCAAACAGCGCATCGGCGACGACATCCCTAAGGGATATTCGCTCGGCGACTGGGCGATCAAACTTGCGGTCGAGCGTTCGGCGAAGCAGACCACGGCGATGACGATCGATTCCGGCGTGAAGACCTTCGTCTCGCTCGTCGTCAGTACGATGCCGCTTGTCGTCGCCTGGGGAACCGTCGTCCTCATCATCGCCAACAACACGCCGGTATTCCAGATACTGTCCGCGCCCTTCGCCTGGTGCCTCCAGCTCATGAAGATACCCGAGGCCAAAGAGGTGGCCCCCGCGTTCCTGCTCGCCTACGCGGACCAGTTCCTTGCCGCCGTCGTCGGCTCCGGCCGCACAGCCGTCGCCGCGAAGTTTATGTGCGCCTGCATCTCCGGCACCGGCCTCATCTACATGACCGAAGTCGGAGTCCTCATCCTCCAGTCGTCGATACCGCTCGGCTTCTGGAAGCTGACGGGGATATACTTCATCAGGGCGGTGCTCAGCGTATTCCTGCTCGCGCCCTTCGCCTGGCTCTTCTGTTAG
- the larA gene encoding nickel-dependent lactate racemase: MKYSIPYGNSFLDFDTYTNRVLFSGEMTDVPPVTDIRAELFRSLDAPIASEPLAALAKDKKNILFLVEDNTRDTPLTKILPVVMEYLDAAGVPRSAVSFMTAPGTHRLMSDKEVREKLGDYIVDNFTVYQHEASNTDELADLGEIEAGGYKLPVRINRRALEADLLVGVGNIIPHSDAGFSGGAKIVQPGICDFVTTQATHRGAGLCPDIPLGMLEGNPCRMGIDAVGGIAKLAFIVNVVKNFSGEIAGFFCGDYLKAHRAGVELAKRSYSVELDELADVVVVSSSPADMDYWQGIKGLTSAYFAVKPGGAVILAAPCYEGLVHNHPLYAHWLAQPTEALVEAIKGASPYDLETDVISAVVALGSRRVLDRAEVYMISDGLSREEIEKMDYIPAANVQEALDAALAKRPRATLGILPLGGISLPILTKKTA, encoded by the coding sequence ATGAAATATAGTATTCCATATGGAAATAGCTTTCTGGATTTCGATACTTACACAAACAGGGTCCTCTTCTCGGGAGAGATGACCGATGTCCCTCCTGTCACAGATATCAGAGCGGAATTATTCAGGTCGCTCGACGCTCCGATCGCATCAGAACCTCTCGCGGCGCTCGCGAAGGACAAAAAGAATATTCTCTTTCTCGTTGAGGACAATACGCGCGACACTCCGTTAACGAAGATACTGCCCGTCGTCATGGAATATCTCGATGCCGCGGGCGTTCCCCGCAGCGCCGTAAGCTTCATGACCGCCCCCGGTACGCACAGGCTTATGTCCGACAAAGAGGTGCGCGAGAAGCTCGGAGACTATATCGTCGATAATTTCACCGTCTACCAGCACGAGGCGTCAAACACGGACGAGCTGGCAGACCTCGGCGAGATCGAAGCCGGCGGCTACAAACTTCCCGTCCGCATCAACCGCCGCGCCTTGGAGGCCGACCTTCTCGTCGGCGTCGGCAACATCATCCCGCACAGCGACGCCGGTTTTTCCGGCGGAGCGAAGATCGTCCAGCCCGGGATCTGCGATTTTGTAACGACGCAGGCGACGCACCGGGGCGCCGGGCTCTGCCCTGACATCCCGCTCGGGATGCTTGAGGGCAATCCCTGCCGCATGGGCATCGACGCCGTCGGCGGCATCGCAAAGCTGGCTTTTATCGTCAACGTGGTGAAAAATTTCAGCGGCGAGATCGCGGGCTTTTTCTGCGGCGATTATTTAAAGGCGCACCGCGCGGGCGTGGAGCTCGCGAAAAGATCGTACAGCGTGGAGCTCGACGAACTTGCCGACGTCGTGGTCGTCAGCTCCTCTCCCGCCGATATGGATTACTGGCAGGGCATCAAAGGACTGACTTCCGCATATTTCGCGGTGAAGCCGGGCGGCGCCGTGATCCTAGCCGCGCCCTGTTACGAAGGACTTGTCCACAACCACCCGCTTTACGCCCATTGGCTCGCGCAGCCCACGGAAGCTCTTGTGGAGGCAATAAAGGGCGCCTCTCCTTACGACCTTGAAACGGACGTCATCTCCGCCGTAGTCGCGCTGGGCAGCCGGCGCGTGCTCGACAGGGCCGAGGTCTATATGATCAGCGACGGCCTCTCAAGGGAAGAGATAGAGAAGATGGACTATATTCCGGCGGCAAACGTGCAGGAGGCGCTCGACGCGGCGCTTGCGAAGAGGCCGCGGGCGACCCTCGGCATACTCCCGCTGGGCGGCATCTCCCTACCGATATTAACGAAAAAAACAGCATAG
- a CDS encoding FAD-binding oxidoreductase: MMEYGIITDEILAALAEIAGPAHVWTAEEKLEACSRDETTTLRAGERYLPDAVVAPASAQEVSEILKLANRHVIPVTPRGGGTGLSGGALPVCGGIVISDERLNRIIEIDAENLVAVTEPGVITSEINAAAAEKGLAYTGYPMSVLSCHIGGNIAENAGGGNAVKYGVTMRYVLGLEVVLPTGEILTLGGKLMKDVSGYSLKELFVGSEGTLGYVTKIILRLQPLMKNRAALLALFSDTETAIKAVPKMMAHGGIVPSSIEYIDAYCYRKACGFLNEELPMSGVEAVLLVEVDGSNQESLDMDIERAGEILSAEGAAEIYVADTRSTRERIWSVRRSIDEALRLTDPVQADEDIVVPISRIPEVARGLREIEKKYGVPIANFGHAGDGNLHPTILKPAEMTLPEWERVETEIEWDIFRLTDSLGGVISGEHGIGSKRKHYFMELCPPQNLELMRKIKLALDPNNIMNPGKIFD, translated from the coding sequence ATGATGGAGTACGGCATTATAACTGACGAAATACTGGCGGCGCTGGCGGAGATAGCCGGACCCGCGCATGTGTGGACGGCGGAGGAAAAGCTGGAGGCCTGTTCGCGCGACGAGACTACGACGCTGCGCGCCGGCGAGCGTTACCTGCCGGATGCCGTCGTCGCGCCGGCTTCGGCTCAGGAAGTATCCGAAATATTGAAACTTGCCAACAGGCATGTGATACCGGTCACCCCGCGCGGCGGCGGCACAGGGCTGTCGGGCGGAGCGCTGCCCGTATGCGGAGGCATAGTCATCTCCGACGAGAGGCTGAACCGCATAATAGAAATAGACGCGGAAAACCTCGTGGCCGTCACCGAACCGGGCGTCATCACCAGCGAGATAAACGCCGCGGCCGCCGAAAAGGGGCTCGCCTATACTGGATACCCGATGAGCGTGCTCTCCTGCCATATCGGCGGCAACATCGCGGAAAACGCGGGCGGCGGCAACGCCGTCAAGTATGGCGTCACGATGCGTTATGTGCTGGGACTGGAGGTAGTGCTGCCGACTGGAGAGATATTGACGCTCGGAGGCAAGCTGATGAAGGACGTCTCCGGCTACAGCCTGAAGGAGCTCTTCGTCGGTTCGGAGGGCACTCTCGGCTACGTGACGAAGATAATCCTCAGACTCCAGCCCCTCATGAAAAACCGCGCCGCGCTGCTCGCCCTTTTCTCCGATACGGAAACGGCGATAAAGGCCGTGCCGAAGATGATGGCGCACGGCGGCATCGTCCCCTCTTCGATCGAATATATCGACGCCTATTGCTACCGTAAAGCATGCGGCTTCCTCAATGAGGAGCTGCCGATGTCCGGCGTCGAGGCGGTGCTGCTCGTCGAAGTCGACGGAAGCAATCAGGAGTCGCTTGACATGGATATCGAACGCGCCGGCGAGATACTCTCGGCGGAGGGCGCGGCGGAGATCTATGTCGCGGATACGCGTTCCACACGCGAGCGCATCTGGTCCGTGCGCCGCAGCATCGACGAGGCGCTTCGCCTTACGGACCCGGTGCAGGCAGACGAGGACATCGTCGTGCCGATCTCCAGGATACCCGAAGTCGCCCGCGGCCTGCGCGAAATAGAGAAAAAATACGGCGTGCCGATCGCCAACTTCGGCCACGCCGGCGACGGCAACCTCCATCCGACGATTCTGAAGCCCGCGGAGATGACGCTCCCGGAGTGGGAGCGCGTCGAAACGGAGATAGAATGGGATATATTCCGCCTCACAGACTCGCTCGGAGGCGTCATCAGCGGCGAGCACGGCATCGGCAGCAAACGCAAACACTATTTTATGGAGCTCTGCCCGCCGCAGAACCTTGAACTCATGAGAAAGATAAAGCTGGCGCTCGATCCAAACAACATAATGAATCCGGGCAAAATTTTCGACTGA
- a CDS encoding pyridoxal phosphate-dependent aminotransferase, which produces MTTKVKFPNSRMASISMSGGIREILTRADELERGGRSIVHMEIGRPDFDSPKCAKDRAIRALNEGNVHYTDMAGAYDLRCAVADKYRRENGMDYVEADKNVVITNGAMEALTATFLTLFEPGDEVIVPAPYFSAYADEIAIANAVLVPVPTRMENGFRLQAEELKKALSPKTKAILINSPNNPSGAVLTRKDLEAIAVFAIENDLWVISDECYEKFLYDGEHVSIASFPGMEERTVTVAAASKTWSMTGWRIGWVVAPASMRPYVNKCHQNLTTCANSFAQAGVVEAFANADGDVTAMVSEYKRRRDMVVKWLNDIEGFEAITPAGAFYAFPRISRLGMDGFKFCSWLLEEAGVSTVPGEVFGMQGHIRLAYCRSYDYIEEGMKRIKEAVEGRPGR; this is translated from the coding sequence ATGACGACGAAGGTAAAATTTCCCAACAGCCGCATGGCTTCGATCAGTATGTCCGGCGGCATCCGCGAGATTCTTACGCGCGCCGACGAGCTGGAGCGCGGGGGCAGAAGCATCGTCCACATGGAGATAGGACGGCCGGATTTTGATTCGCCGAAATGCGCGAAGGACAGGGCGATCAGGGCGCTCAATGAGGGCAACGTCCACTACACCGACATGGCTGGGGCCTATGACCTTCGCTGTGCCGTCGCGGACAAATACCGCCGCGAGAACGGCATGGATTATGTCGAGGCCGACAAAAACGTCGTCATCACGAACGGCGCGATGGAGGCGCTCACGGCGACGTTCCTCACGCTCTTTGAGCCCGGCGACGAGGTGATCGTTCCCGCGCCCTACTTCTCGGCCTACGCGGACGAGATCGCCATTGCCAATGCGGTGCTTGTGCCCGTGCCGACGCGGATGGAAAACGGTTTCCGGCTCCAGGCGGAGGAGCTTAAAAAGGCCCTCTCGCCGAAGACCAAGGCCATTCTGATCAATTCGCCGAACAACCCCAGCGGCGCGGTGCTTACAAGAAAAGACCTTGAAGCGATCGCGGTCTTCGCCATTGAGAACGATCTCTGGGTGATCTCCGACGAATGCTACGAGAAGTTTCTCTACGACGGCGAGCATGTGAGTATCGCGAGCTTCCCCGGCATGGAAGAGCGCACGGTGACCGTAGCCGCCGCCTCCAAGACCTGGTCGATGACCGGCTGGCGCATCGGCTGGGTGGTCGCTCCCGCGTCGATGCGTCCCTATGTCAATAAATGCCACCAAAACCTCACCACCTGCGCCAACTCCTTCGCTCAGGCGGGGGTCGTCGAGGCCTTTGCGAACGCAGACGGCGACGTGACCGCGATGGTATCGGAGTACAAGCGCCGCCGCGACATGGTCGTGAAGTGGCTGAACGACATCGAAGGTTTTGAGGCGATCACTCCCGCGGGGGCGTTCTACGCCTTTCCGCGCATTTCGCGGCTTGGCATGGACGGATTTAAATTCTGTTCATGGCTGCTCGAGGAGGCCGGAGTATCGACCGTCCCCGGCGAAGTCTTCGGAATGCAGGGGCACATCCGCCTCGCCTACTGCCGCTCTTACGATTATATCGAAGAGGGGATGAAGAGGATCAAAGAGGCGGTGGAGGGCCGTCCCGGAAGGTAG
- a CDS encoding sulfite exporter TauE/SafE family protein: MAAGFDISTMSLILVCFLVFLAGFVDASAGGGGIISLPAYIFTGMPAHLALGCNKFSSSCGTTLAVFKFWRGGAVNLRAAAIAAVGSFIGSAVGAKTALMLSDQTIKTMLLIILPCAAVVIFLKRNLGDSDDSAQMGRDKAAAIAFMIGLLIGGYDGLFGPGTGTFAIMAFSSLMKFDLKTASGNAKILNLASNYASLITFAFAGTIMYGVAIPAAVCGIAGNYLGAHCALTKGARFIRPMMLAVLALLLLKLLWDILS; this comes from the coding sequence ATGGCCGCTGGTTTTGATATTTCAACAATGTCGCTGATATTGGTATGCTTTTTAGTATTTCTCGCGGGATTCGTCGACGCCTCGGCTGGCGGCGGCGGGATCATTTCACTGCCAGCCTATATATTCACGGGTATGCCGGCTCATCTGGCGCTGGGCTGCAACAAGTTTTCAAGTTCCTGCGGCACCACTCTCGCGGTGTTCAAATTTTGGCGCGGCGGCGCCGTCAACCTGCGCGCGGCGGCGATCGCCGCGGTCGGCTCCTTCATCGGATCAGCCGTCGGCGCTAAGACTGCGCTGATGCTAAGCGACCAGACGATCAAGACGATGCTCCTCATCATACTGCCTTGCGCGGCGGTGGTCATATTTCTCAAGAGAAACCTCGGCGACAGTGACGATTCCGCTCAAATGGGGCGCGACAAAGCCGCAGCGATCGCCTTTATGATCGGGCTGCTGATCGGGGGGTACGACGGCCTCTTCGGGCCGGGAACGGGGACCTTCGCGATAATGGCCTTCTCGTCTCTCATGAAGTTCGATCTCAAGACCGCCTCGGGAAACGCAAAAATACTTAACCTGGCCTCAAACTACGCCTCACTGATAACCTTCGCCTTCGCCGGCACGATAATGTACGGCGTGGCGATCCCGGCCGCGGTCTGCGGCATCGCCGGAAACTACCTCGGCGCCCACTGCGCGCTGACGAAAGGGGCGCGTTTCATCCGCCCGATGATGCTCGCCGTGCTGGCGCTGCTGCTGCTGAAGCTGCTGTGGGACATCCTCTCTTAA
- a CDS encoding alanine/glycine:cation symporter family protein: MEQLTQLVTDINSFIWGLWCLIPLLCGTGLYFTIRLKFVQIRKFPEAFKAVFGGINLFGKRAGKDGMSSFQALTTAIAGQVGTGNLAGAATAIAMGGPGAIFWMWVAAFLGMATIFAEATLAQVFKHKEPDGRVVGGPAFYIMNGLHCKPLAVFFSVSLIIALGFIGNAVQTNSIADACNVAFGWNKLYVGIFLAALGAYVFFGGIGRIAAITEKLVPVMAAMYLIGGAIILIMNFTQLPHAFWMIFKGAFNPAAATGGLIGVSIKQAVRYGVARGLFSNEAGMGSTPHAHAVAKVKHPCEQGYAAIISVFIDTFCVLNMTAFVIFVTGAIDGHTSGIALTQKAFSIGLGQLGVPFVALCLFFFAFSTVIGWYFYGEQNIIFLCGEKGLLPYRLIVVVFLVLGSVLQLDLAWQLADFFNGIMVFPNLVALLGLASIVSKQLNEYEKDGRLKAAK; this comes from the coding sequence ATGGAGCAGCTCACTCAACTGGTAACCGATATTAACAGCTTTATCTGGGGCTTATGGTGTCTTATCCCGCTTCTCTGCGGTACGGGACTTTACTTCACGATCCGGCTCAAGTTCGTCCAGATCAGAAAGTTCCCCGAGGCATTCAAGGCGGTCTTCGGAGGCATCAACCTCTTTGGGAAGCGGGCGGGCAAGGACGGCATGAGTTCGTTCCAGGCCCTCACCACGGCGATCGCGGGACAGGTGGGAACGGGAAACCTCGCGGGCGCGGCGACCGCCATCGCGATGGGCGGCCCCGGGGCCATCTTCTGGATGTGGGTCGCGGCCTTCCTCGGAATGGCGACGATCTTCGCCGAGGCGACGCTCGCGCAGGTCTTCAAGCATAAGGAACCAGACGGCAGAGTGGTGGGAGGCCCGGCCTTTTATATAATGAACGGGCTGCATTGCAAACCCCTCGCGGTATTCTTCTCCGTCTCCCTCATCATCGCGCTCGGATTCATCGGCAACGCGGTGCAGACGAACTCGATAGCGGACGCCTGCAACGTCGCCTTCGGCTGGAATAAGCTATACGTCGGCATCTTCCTCGCCGCGCTCGGCGCTTACGTATTCTTCGGCGGCATCGGACGCATCGCCGCCATCACAGAAAAGCTCGTCCCCGTAATGGCGGCGATGTACCTCATCGGCGGCGCGATCATCCTTATAATGAACTTCACGCAGCTCCCCCACGCCTTCTGGATGATATTCAAGGGCGCCTTCAACCCGGCGGCGGCGACTGGCGGCCTCATCGGCGTCTCGATCAAACAGGCGGTACGCTACGGCGTGGCACGCGGCCTCTTCTCCAATGAAGCCGGTATGGGCTCCACGCCTCACGCGCACGCGGTGGCAAAGGTCAAGCATCCCTGCGAACAGGGCTACGCCGCCATCATCAGCGTGTTCATCGACACCTTCTGCGTCCTTAACATGACGGCATTCGTCATCTTCGTAACGGGAGCGATCGACGGACATACCAGCGGCATCGCGCTTACGCAGAAGGCTTTCAGCATCGGCCTCGGCCAGCTCGGCGTACCGTTTGTGGCGCTCTGCCTCTTCTTCTTCGCCTTCTCGACAGTCATCGGCTGGTACTTCTACGGCGAGCAGAACATAATTTTCCTCTGCGGCGAGAAGGGACTTCTCCCCTACCGCCTCATCGTCGTAGTCTTCCTGGTGCTCGGCTCGGTGCTCCAGCTCGACCTCGCCTGGCAGCTTGCGGACTTCTTCAACGGAATAATGGTCTTCCCGAACCTCGTCGCACTGCTCGGCCTGGCCTCGATAGTTTCAAAGCAGCTCAACGAATACGAGAAGGACGGACGGCTGAAGGCGGCAAAGTAA
- a CDS encoding GNAT family N-acetyltransferase codes for MEIRPVMLEDAEAIASIRRQNGVCEGVLALSSERINTTVDFLNSLTGRDRGYVAVENGEVVGFSVMMANREPCRSHSAFIAVMVDTDFQQMGIGHRLLKHLVDRADNELMLHRLELLVLTENERAIKLYKDLGFMVEATKKHAAVVKGAFVSEYLMGRLRGEGAEI; via the coding sequence TTGGAAATAAGACCTGTAATGCTTGAGGACGCGGAGGCGATCGCCTCCATCAGAAGGCAGAACGGCGTGTGTGAGGGCGTATTGGCCCTTTCCAGCGAGAGGATCAATACCACTGTAGATTTTTTAAACTCACTCACCGGAAGGGACAGAGGCTACGTAGCGGTAGAAAACGGCGAGGTCGTCGGCTTCTCCGTAATGATGGCGAACAGGGAGCCCTGCCGTTCGCACAGCGCCTTCATCGCCGTGATGGTAGACACAGACTTTCAGCAAATGGGGATAGGACACCGTCTTTTGAAACACCTGGTAGACCGCGCGGACAACGAACTGATGCTCCACCGCCTGGAACTGCTCGTACTGACGGAGAATGAAAGGGCGATAAAGCTCTACAAAGACCTCGGCTTCATGGTGGAGGCGACGAAAAAACACGCCGCCGTCGTGAAGGGGGCGTTCGTCAGCGAATACCTGATGGGAAGGCTTCGCGGAGAGGGGGCGGAGATATGA
- a CDS encoding GntR family transcriptional regulator, which produces MASKNEKASWIKVYDWIREGIDSCALKMGEPLPETFLANEIGVSRTPVREALRVLEQDGYIKIVPLKGAFVSEISLEDVREIYDIRKLLEPFAALSAANRIPDGEIKEMSAEWEQLGKRVKNGEHIDFSSVADSDIRLHFTIAKYATNRRIGAILMSYHVQIKRFQRLSAQSLADIQNSINQHIIIIDCLKRRDPKALHNCLYEHVVNSEGYIMKDYFLR; this is translated from the coding sequence GTGGCGTCTAAGAATGAAAAGGCCAGCTGGATAAAGGTTTACGATTGGATAAGGGAGGGGATCGACTCCTGTGCGCTCAAGATGGGCGAACCGCTTCCCGAGACCTTTCTCGCCAATGAGATCGGCGTGAGCCGCACCCCGGTCCGCGAGGCGCTGCGTGTTCTCGAACAGGACGGGTACATAAAGATAGTTCCCCTCAAGGGCGCGTTTGTCTCCGAGATATCCCTCGAAGACGTGCGTGAGATATATGACATCAGGAAGCTGCTCGAACCCTTTGCCGCGCTCTCCGCGGCCAACCGTATTCCCGACGGGGAGATAAAGGAGATGTCCGCCGAGTGGGAGCAGCTCGGCAAGCGGGTGAAGAACGGCGAACATATAGACTTTTCAAGCGTCGCCGACAGCGATATCAGACTCCATTTCACGATCGCTAAGTACGCGACGAACAGGCGCATCGGCGCGATACTGATGAGCTACCATGTGCAGATAAAGCGCTTTCAGCGCCTTTCCGCGCAGTCGCTCGCCGATATCCAGAACTCCATCAACCAGCACATTATCATCATAGACTGTCTCAAACGCCGAGACCCTAAGGCCCTCCATAACTGCCTGTATGAACATGTCGTCAACAGCGAGGGGTACATAATGAAGGATTATTTCCTGCGCTGA
- the ilvD gene encoding dihydroxy-acid dehydratase — MKYKSTRQLENMNFKEARALYKSMGCSDADLKGPVIGIANSWNELVTGHFNLRQVAEFVKKGIYRAGGAAVEFGMIGACDGLASGHGGMKYILPSRELIASDLESMARAHNLDGLVMLGSCDKIVPGMLMGAARLDIPAIMAVGGPMLGGVEFDGRKSDSTSLSEAVGMFEAGTIGEDELNRLEETSCPSCGSCSFYGTANSMGALAEAMGMSLPGSALIPAVYAERLRSSEEAGRRIVELVNKNITARSVITEASLENAAVVMLATGASTNCVMHLCAIAYEAGLDPKKIFAAIDALSERVPLVAKVNPAAQYDMEAFYRAGGVRQVMREVRSLLHLDAVTVNGRALGENIDDFRNPYGADLNVIRSVDEPFSREKGLCLLRGNLAPEGAVAKPAAMDPSMFCFTGPARVFDSEEEANRAILAKEIAPGSVVVVRYEGPKGGPGMREMFHAMKFLYGMGLAKKVALITDGRFSGTNNGCYVGHISPEAAEGGPLAALRDGDMITIDINKKEVSADLSGEEIASRLKDWRAPVPDAPDGWLKIYAKLAASATDGAMMKI, encoded by the coding sequence ATGAAATATAAAAGCACACGGCAGCTGGAAAACATGAACTTCAAGGAGGCGCGCGCCCTCTATAAATCGATGGGATGTTCCGACGCCGACCTCAAGGGGCCGGTCATCGGCATAGCCAACTCCTGGAACGAACTGGTGACAGGCCATTTCAACCTGCGGCAGGTCGCGGAATTCGTCAAGAAGGGCATATACCGCGCGGGGGGCGCGGCGGTCGAGTTTGGGATGATCGGGGCCTGCGACGGGCTCGCGAGCGGCCACGGCGGCATGAAATACATACTGCCGTCGCGCGAACTGATCGCTAGCGACCTTGAGAGCATGGCGAGGGCTCACAACCTCGACGGTCTCGTGATGCTCGGCTCGTGCGACAAGATAGTCCCCGGGATGCTGATGGGCGCGGCGCGCCTCGACATTCCAGCGATCATGGCCGTCGGCGGGCCGATGCTCGGCGGCGTCGAGTTCGACGGACGGAAGAGCGACTCGACCTCGCTCTCCGAGGCGGTCGGCATGTTTGAAGCGGGGACGATAGGGGAAGACGAGCTGAACAGGCTGGAGGAGACGTCATGCCCGAGCTGCGGATCGTGCTCCTTCTACGGCACCGCCAACTCGATGGGGGCCCTCGCGGAGGCGATGGGGATGTCGCTTCCGGGGTCGGCGCTCATTCCCGCCGTCTACGCGGAGCGCCTCAGAAGTTCCGAAGAGGCGGGGCGCCGGATCGTCGAGCTTGTGAATAAAAATATCACCGCGCGCAGCGTGATAACGGAGGCCTCTCTGGAGAACGCCGCGGTCGTGATGCTGGCCACCGGAGCGTCGACGAACTGCGTGATGCACCTCTGCGCGATCGCCTACGAGGCCGGGCTCGACCCGAAGAAAATATTTGCGGCGATCGACGCGCTCAGCGAAAGGGTCCCTCTCGTTGCGAAGGTGAATCCAGCCGCGCAGTACGATATGGAGGCCTTCTACCGGGCCGGCGGCGTCCGGCAGGTCATGCGCGAGGTGAGGAGCCTGCTTCACCTTGACGCCGTTACCGTGAACGGCCGCGCGCTGGGGGAGAACATAGACGATTTCCGGAATCCCTACGGCGCCGACCTGAACGTGATAAGAAGCGTGGATGAGCCCTTCAGCCGGGAAAAGGGATTGTGCCTGCTGCGCGGGAACCTCGCGCCCGAAGGCGCGGTGGCAAAGCCGGCGGCGATGGACCCGTCGATGTTTTGCTTCACGGGGCCGGCGCGCGTCTTTGATTCGGAAGAGGAGGCGAACCGCGCGATCCTCGCGAAAGAGATAGCGCCGGGCAGCGTCGTTGTGGTGCGCTATGAGGGGCCGAAGGGAGGCCCGGGGATGCGCGAGATGTTCCACGCGATGAAATTCCTCTACGGCATGGGGCTTGCGAAAAAGGTCGCGCTGATAACCGACGGGAGATTCTCGGGGACCAACAACGGCTGCTACGTCGGGCACATCTCTCCCGAAGCCGCCGAAGGCGGCCCGCTCGCGGCCCTGCGCGACGGCGACATGATCACCATAGATATAAATAAAAAAGAGGTGTCGGCCGACCTGTCCGGAGAGGAGATCGCCTCTCGCCTTAAAGACTGGCGCGCGCCCGTTCCCGACGCGCCGGACGGCTGGCTGAAGATATACGCCAAACTGGCGGCCTCGGCCACAGACGGAGCGATGATGAAAATATAA